Proteins from a genomic interval of Lolium perenne isolate Kyuss_39 chromosome 1, Kyuss_2.0, whole genome shotgun sequence:
- the LOC127296975 gene encoding glycine-rich protein 2 — MGDGRVEGTVKWFNVTKGFGFITPSKGGDDIFVHQSAVKVVDGGYRSLNENDVVEYSVIEESDGRAKASDVTAPGGAALEGGSRPPSDGGGRGGGGGYGGGGYGGDRGGGGYGGGGGGYGGGGGGYGGGGGGYGGGGGGRGCYKCGEEGHISRDCPQGGGGGYGGGGGGYGGGGRGCYKCGEEGHISRDCPQGGGGGGGGYRGGGGGGGGGGRGCYKCGEEGHISRDCTSRNY, encoded by the coding sequence aTGGGGGACGGAAGGGTCGAGGGCACCGTCAAGTGGTTCAACGTCACCAAGGGCTTCGGCTTCATCACCCCCTCCAAGGGCGGCGACGACATCTTCGTGCACCAGTCCGCCGTCAAGGTCGTCGACGGCGGCTACCGCAGCCTCAACGAGAACGACGTCGTCGAGTACTCCGTCATCGAGGAGAGCGACGGACGCGCCAAGGCCTCCGACGTCACCGCGCCTGGAGGTGCCGCGCTCGAGGGCGGATCCCGTCCACCCAGCGACGGCGGGGGCCGCGGCGGGGGCGGCGGCTACGGTGGTGGCGGCTACGGCGGTgaccgtggcggcggcggctacggaggcggcggcggcggctacggaggtggcggcggcggctatggaggaggcggcggtggctacggaggtggcggcggcggccgtggGTGCTACAAGTGCGGCGAGGAGGGCCACATCTCCCGCGACTGCCCccagggcggcggcggtggctacggtggtggcggcggcggctacggaGGCGGTGGCCGTGGGTGCTACAAGTGCGGCGAGGAGGGCCACATCTCCCGCGACTGTCCTCAgggcggaggtggcggcggcggcggctaccgcggcggaggtggtggtggcggcggcggcggccgtggcTGCTACAAGTGCGGCGAGGAGGGCCACATCTCCCGCGACTGCACCAGCAGGAACTACTAG